In one window of Anaerobacillus alkaliphilus DNA:
- a CDS encoding HD-GYP domain-containing protein has translation MRLITVDKITPGIKLGKTIYNEKGKVLLAAGTELSEGLIRRLKKYNIFTIYIEDELSEGIEIVEAIPEELRLEAVNLITEGLHTIADLATSKVKGMMKSERTIRSFQKIFKDILHCLSDNRTALNLLATTKIHENYLYMHSVNVTIYSCQLAIANGLPLKNIEEIGIGAMLHDLGKVYVSPEILNKPGSLTQSEFEHMKTHCSLGFEVLRKLHEIPLPVAHCAFQHHERIDGTGYPRNLKGNEIHKYAKIISVADVFDAVTSHRVYRPPILPHKALELLYAGSGTQFDVRQVELFRDCIAIYPQGLTVKLNDGRTGIVSSYNFHSVGRPVVRIIQDEQNQVVVPYEIDLCKPGHLHLDIVEADALL, from the coding sequence ATGCGTTTAATTACTGTTGACAAAATAACGCCGGGAATTAAACTAGGAAAAACGATATATAACGAGAAAGGGAAAGTCCTGCTAGCAGCTGGAACAGAACTGTCAGAAGGCTTAATCCGCAGACTCAAGAAATATAACATTTTTACTATTTACATAGAAGATGAACTATCTGAGGGAATTGAAATTGTTGAAGCCATACCTGAAGAGTTACGGTTAGAAGCTGTCAATTTGATTACTGAGGGTCTTCACACGATTGCTGATTTAGCAACCTCAAAGGTTAAAGGTATGATGAAGTCAGAACGTACGATTAGAAGTTTTCAAAAGATTTTTAAAGACATATTGCATTGTTTATCTGATAATCGAACAGCGTTAAATTTACTAGCTACTACAAAAATACATGAAAATTATTTGTACATGCATAGTGTGAATGTGACTATTTACTCATGTCAGCTAGCGATTGCTAATGGGTTACCATTAAAAAACATCGAAGAAATTGGCATAGGAGCGATGTTGCATGATCTAGGAAAAGTATACGTTTCGCCGGAGATACTTAATAAACCAGGTTCATTAACCCAAAGTGAATTTGAACATATGAAAACACATTGTTCGTTAGGGTTTGAAGTATTAAGAAAACTTCATGAAATACCGCTTCCTGTTGCGCATTGCGCTTTTCAACATCATGAAAGAATTGATGGTACCGGATATCCACGCAATTTAAAAGGGAATGAAATTCATAAGTATGCAAAGATTATAAGTGTTGCTGATGTGTTTGACGCTGTAACTAGCCATCGAGTTTATCGACCGCCTATATTGCCACATAAAGCGCTAGAATTGCTTTATGCTGGAAGTGGGACACAGTTTGATGTTAGGCAGGTAGAGTTGTTCCGAGATTGTATCGCTATCTACCCTCAAGGACTCACGGTGAAACTTAATGATGGAAGGACTGGCATCGTATCAAGCTATAATTTCCATTCTGTCGGAAGGCCAGTGGTAAGAATTATTCAAGATGAACAAAATCAAGTTGTGGTGCCTTATGAAATTGATTTATGTAAACCTGGCCATTTACACTTGGATATTGTCGAAGCGGATGCATTGTTGTAA
- the dapA gene encoding 4-hydroxy-tetrahydrodipicolinate synthase, with translation MNFGQLLTAMVTPFDQEGKIDFEATQSLLNHLIANGTDGIVVAGTTGESPTLTTSEKADLFKFVVEVVAGRVSVIAGTGTNSTASSIELTQIASQAGVDGIMLVAPYYNKPSQEGLYQHFKTIAETTKLPVMLYNIPGRSVVNMQLDTIVRLSQIENIVCIKEASGDLDAMANIIENTPEDFLLYSGDDSLTLPVLAIGGHGVVSVASHVIGNEMQDMMNAFHNGDTKTAATLHRQLLPIMKSLFIAPNPTPVKAALGMIGQNVGSVRLPLVPLTEVENMTVSAALKAKLLSPAL, from the coding sequence ATGAATTTTGGACAATTATTAACGGCAATGGTTACACCATTTGACCAAGAAGGAAAAATTGATTTTGAAGCAACACAATCATTACTAAACCACTTAATCGCAAATGGAACTGATGGAATCGTCGTTGCCGGAACAACAGGTGAATCACCTACTCTCACAACGAGCGAAAAAGCAGATTTGTTTAAGTTTGTTGTCGAGGTTGTTGCTGGACGTGTATCTGTTATTGCAGGTACAGGAACGAATAGTACGGCATCTTCCATTGAATTAACTCAAATCGCAAGCCAAGCTGGTGTTGACGGAATTATGCTTGTAGCACCATATTATAATAAACCAAGTCAAGAAGGGCTTTATCAACATTTTAAAACAATTGCAGAAACAACTAAGCTACCAGTTATGCTTTATAACATCCCTGGTCGTAGCGTTGTTAATATGCAGTTAGATACGATTGTTCGTTTATCACAAATTGAAAATATTGTTTGTATAAAGGAAGCAAGCGGAGATCTTGATGCAATGGCGAACATTATTGAAAATACGCCAGAGGATTTCTTACTTTATAGCGGGGATGACAGTTTAACACTACCAGTGTTAGCAATCGGCGGACACGGTGTAGTATCCGTTGCCTCTCATGTGATTGGAAACGAAATGCAGGACATGATGAACGCATTTCATAATGGTGATACAAAAACTGCTGCCACTCTACACAGACAGCTATTACCAATTATGAAATCATTATTTATTGCTCCAAATCCAACGCCTGTAAAAGCTGCTCTAGGTATGATTGGTCAAAACGTAGGTTCAGTTCGCTTACCATTAGTACCACTGACGGAAGTTGAAAACATGACAGTTTCAGCCGCATTAAAAGCAAAATTATTATCTCCAGCTTTATAA
- a CDS encoding ASCH domain-containing protein produces MTEQEKLPPKTCEIDRLVTGAADIEKIISGQKRAVRRNGRYADPGEIMVLHNHSFKVDKVYRQTLGDLTDEMAQDEGYPTLEEYKNAILSIHKGMPWVPNMKVWVHEFSPVGE; encoded by the coding sequence ATGACTGAACAAGAGAAATTACCGCCAAAAACATGTGAAATCGACCGATTGGTTACAGGTGCAGCCGATATCGAAAAGATTATAAGTGGTCAAAAAAGGGCAGTGAGAAGGAATGGCCGTTACGCAGATCCAGGGGAGATCATGGTCTTACATAACCACTCGTTTAAAGTAGATAAGGTCTATCGCCAAACTCTTGGGGACTTAACTGATGAAATGGCTCAGGATGAGGGCTATCCAACATTAGAAGAATATAAAAATGCGATTTTATCCATACACAAGGGAATGCCATGGGTACCAAATATGAAAGTGTGGGTGCATGAGTTTAGTCCTGTAGGTGAGTAG
- a CDS encoding peptidase, which produces MLKDRIHQWLQANREDAILFLEKLVRFPSTQGNEASIQQLIASKFKEIGLEVESWELDGNQLKEHPSFFSNREMFEGSPNVVGLLKGTGGGPSIVLNGHVDVVPAGDGTQWENSPYEANIIDGKMYGRGTTDMKGGNLSLYLAIEAIQQLNIKLKGDVILHSVVEEESGGAGTLAAIMKGYTADAAIIPEPTDMKIFPKQQGSKWFRIHVKGRSAHGGTRYHGVSAIEKAGLVVNHILALEKIRNERIDDPLYRSIPIPVPINVGRIEGGDWPSSVADLVKLEGRIGIAPSETIEEVQAELAEWLERLGAIDEWFIDHPVVLEWYGAQWLPGSIDLDHPLMKIVEEKFFDVTGINATVEASPWGTDGGLLTQVGDTPSIVFGPGKSSMAHFPNEYIELDEIFKAAEIIALTVIEWCGLDDRD; this is translated from the coding sequence ATGTTAAAAGATAGAATTCATCAGTGGTTACAGGCCAATCGAGAAGACGCCATTCTATTTTTAGAAAAACTTGTGAGATTTCCAAGTACTCAGGGAAATGAAGCTAGCATTCAACAGCTAATTGCCTCTAAATTTAAAGAAATAGGTTTGGAGGTGGAGAGTTGGGAGCTTGATGGGAATCAGTTGAAAGAGCATCCTTCCTTCTTTTCAAACCGAGAGATGTTTGAGGGCAGTCCGAATGTTGTGGGCTTATTAAAAGGAACGGGTGGAGGTCCTTCAATTGTTTTAAATGGTCACGTTGATGTCGTTCCTGCAGGAGATGGTACACAGTGGGAGAATTCTCCCTATGAAGCTAACATAATAGATGGAAAAATGTATGGGCGTGGGACCACAGATATGAAGGGTGGGAATCTGTCCCTTTATTTAGCAATTGAAGCGATTCAACAATTAAATATCAAGCTAAAGGGAGATGTCATTCTTCATAGTGTTGTGGAGGAAGAAAGTGGCGGTGCTGGAACACTTGCCGCGATCATGAAAGGATATACAGCGGATGCAGCCATAATTCCTGAGCCAACGGATATGAAGATATTTCCGAAACAACAAGGTTCAAAGTGGTTTCGCATTCATGTCAAAGGGCGTTCCGCTCATGGTGGTACCAGGTACCACGGGGTGAGTGCTATTGAGAAAGCTGGATTAGTTGTTAATCATATTCTGGCGCTTGAAAAAATACGCAATGAACGAATAGATGATCCCCTTTATCGTTCAATTCCTATTCCTGTACCAATCAATGTTGGTCGAATTGAAGGGGGAGATTGGCCTTCATCAGTTGCAGATCTAGTCAAGCTTGAAGGGCGAATAGGGATTGCACCGAGCGAGACGATTGAGGAAGTCCAGGCGGAGTTGGCTGAGTGGTTAGAAAGGTTAGGGGCAATAGATGAGTGGTTTATTGATCACCCTGTTGTGCTTGAATGGTACGGAGCTCAGTGGTTGCCCGGTTCAATAGATCTTGACCATCCGTTGATGAAAATAGTAGAAGAGAAGTTTTTCGACGTTACAGGGATAAACGCAACGGTGGAAGCTTCTCCTTGGGGAACGGACGGTGGACTTTTAACGCAAGTAGGTGACACACCTTCAATTGTATTTGGCCCAGGAAAATCAAGTATGGCCCATTTTCCTAATGAGTATATAGAATTAGATGAAATTTTTAAAGCAGCTGAAATTATTGCGCTTACTGTTATTGAGTGGTGTGGTTTGGATGATCGTGACTGA
- a CDS encoding 3-oxoacid CoA-transferase subunit B, which yields MGMGVDSRERIAKRAAREITHGMTVNLGIGIPTLVADYLPDEMNVMFHAENGILGTGPSPKKGEEDGNLCNAGGFPITIVPGGSYFDSAVAFGIIRRGLVDVTILGALEVSEKGDLANWIVPGKKVPGMGGAIELAQKSKRVIVLMSHTNKNGSPKILKTCSLPLTAPTCVDLIITEMAVFEVSREGLLLIEVMKPYTVEDVKTATGADFSISEDVKLI from the coding sequence ATGGGTATGGGAGTAGACAGTCGAGAGCGAATTGCCAAACGAGCCGCTCGTGAAATTACTCATGGGATGACAGTTAATTTAGGCATTGGGATACCAACGTTAGTTGCCGATTACCTACCGGATGAGATGAATGTAATGTTTCATGCTGAGAATGGTATCTTAGGAACTGGTCCTAGTCCAAAAAAGGGTGAAGAGGATGGAAACCTCTGTAATGCCGGTGGCTTTCCCATCACGATTGTGCCTGGAGGATCCTATTTTGATAGTGCTGTTGCCTTTGGTATTATTCGGCGTGGATTGGTTGATGTGACGATCCTTGGAGCGTTGGAGGTAAGTGAAAAGGGTGATTTGGCCAATTGGATTGTTCCAGGAAAGAAGGTCCCCGGAATGGGTGGAGCGATTGAATTAGCTCAGAAATCAAAGAGAGTGATTGTACTCATGAGTCATACGAATAAAAATGGGAGTCCGAAAATCTTAAAGACCTGTAGTCTGCCATTAACTGCTCCAACGTGTGTTGATCTAATTATCACGGAGATGGCAGTGTTTGAAGTTTCTAGAGAAGGCTTACTGTTGATCGAGGTTATGAAACCCTATACTGTTGAGGATGTAAAGACTGCTACCGGAGCGGATTTTAGCATTAGTGAGGACGTAAAGCTCATTTAA
- a CDS encoding CoA transferase subunit A → MKVVTLEKALEQIQDGMTLMYGGFGGVGNPPTLIEGILQKEVKDLHLIGNDAGFPWIGIGKLVSAERAKSLIASHIGSNPVAGKLMTEGKLQVEFSPQGTLVERIRAGGMGLGGILVDVGIDSIVGENKQTVTVNGKDFLVESALMADVAIVYAQKGDRYGNLIYDKSARNTNPLVAMAGKVTIAEVEEIVEVGELNPEEIVTPGVFVNMVVQSQGVDWKWVWE, encoded by the coding sequence ATGAAGGTCGTTACTCTAGAGAAAGCATTAGAGCAAATTCAAGATGGAATGACGCTAATGTATGGTGGCTTTGGAGGAGTTGGTAATCCTCCAACTCTCATTGAAGGAATTTTACAAAAAGAAGTAAAAGACCTTCATTTGATTGGAAATGATGCAGGGTTTCCTTGGATCGGGATTGGGAAGCTAGTAAGTGCAGAAAGGGCAAAATCACTAATTGCCTCACATATAGGGTCAAATCCAGTGGCAGGAAAACTAATGACGGAAGGGAAACTTCAAGTCGAATTCTCACCTCAAGGCACATTAGTAGAAAGGATTCGTGCGGGAGGAATGGGGCTTGGCGGGATTTTGGTCGATGTGGGTATTGATAGTATCGTTGGTGAGAATAAACAAACGGTTACCGTGAATGGAAAAGATTTTTTAGTGGAATCGGCACTTATGGCGGACGTAGCGATTGTCTATGCCCAAAAGGGTGATCGGTACGGAAACCTAATCTATGACAAGAGTGCAAGAAATACCAACCCTTTAGTTGCCATGGCAGGTAAAGTGACGATTGCTGAAGTAGAGGAAATTGTTGAAGTGGGTGAACTTAATCCAGAAGAGATTGTCACACCTGGTGTGTTTGTCAATATGGTTGTTCAATCACAGGGGGTCGATTGGAAATGGGTATGGGAGTAG